From a region of the Falco peregrinus isolate bFalPer1 chromosome 5, bFalPer1.pri, whole genome shotgun sequence genome:
- the NKTR gene encoding NK-tumor recognition protein isoform X4: MGVQDRPQCFFEIEINREPVGRIMFQLFSDICPKTCKNFLCLCSGEKGIGKTTGKKLCYKGTTFHRVVKNFMIQGGDFSEGNGKGGESIYGGYFKDENFILKHDRAFLLSMANRGKHTNGSQFFITTKPAPHLDGVHVVFGLVISGFEVIEQIENLKTDTASRPYADVRVIDCGVLVTKSAKDALEKKKKVCSDSEASDSSSSASSSSETSSGSEAENERSRRRKRKRRAKTKQSRKRRKEERRKEDPRCKRTSNQRCLSDKSDITEKAVDVSTKRDKPVVRPEEIPPVPENRFLLRRDVPVVNVEPEPKVLDTTPVLTDQKPSVSKSGRKIKGRGTIRYHTPPRSRSCSESDDDESSETPPHWKEEMQRLRTYRPPSGEKWSKGDKLSDPCTSRWDERSASRRSRSWSHNGYSDLSTVRYSSHHKKHRKEKKKVKHKKKSKKQKHFKKHKQMKKKKTSASSDVESSHSFLRRTKSSCDHERKSRSSSLSSRRSSRRDWSKSDKEDQSSSTLSSRGTRSYYRSRSRSKSRSYSRRSSRSRSASKSSRSRSRSRSSSNPRHQKTVSNSPRNISVRLNENKLSKTAEPVRAVILPSDKVVVPPVVPENLPVIPLSDSPPPSRWKPGQKPWKPSYERIQEMKAKTTHLIPTQTNYNLVVVKEANTSSSYRKQQRSSDSDRSGYSKYRSDRSSDSWQRSRSRSSRSRSYSRSYTRSRSPSSSRTKSHSSGRSPSLSKYHSDRSGCSESTSYYSLSDDDRHRNKRKSISSDQKARSLKLRQETSSESTLPYKCTKDYDESSQGLKESDSLSSSDFSTDSERSAKMKVVQEKEGRFRLEGDTQKQDKNSLSSERGEEKFKCEQDSDHAKKKAAKEKSSEQPRGGAKTKRKSYSGSKWDSESNSERGEARHNRGDSRPSSSKEEGEATSGSDTELSVTKRIKKQSNSSEGFLDSDCTWKTSKQLSSSESESSRSSSTNIRGKSKKHKQGLKKSLKKSHSKKAKEKSKGKKEKKHKVQKRKEMFHWQPPLEFGEEDDDEINEKPLTSDDKKERQPTRDIKDKKQVYEKDEIVKDKMGNGEKACADENLLGKNTTCGASPDRSNLNKDSIEINASTSILNSGINVITCKNEIKQAEESNQNGLEDVIQTDDNMEICTPDRNSPGKVDVDVLSPVILSAKPQALSASRNKDLQVETPEQDTVKLGNNIIDFINIKEEKEAGRQENNSAPVSSAKDCSIKSEVTENTQSNMTDNKWKPLQGVGNLQPATISPAAEVKNVASASEPKPAGLRIEIKAKNKVRPGSLFDEVRKTARLNRRPRNQESSSEEESPSRDDNSPSRSLSRSRSKSESKSRHRTRSVSYSHSRSRSRSSTYSYRSRSYTRSRSRGWYSRDRSRSRSSSYHSYKSRSRTYSRSRSRSSSYGHHSRSRSYTYDSYYSRSRSRSKRSDSYRRSRSYDRRSRSYGSDSESDRSYSNNRSPSESSRYS, translated from the exons TTGGCCGAATTATGTTTCAGCTCTTCTCAGACATATGTCCGAAGACTTGCAAAAACTTCCTTTGCTTGTGCTCAG GTGAAAAAGGAATTGGCAAAACTACTGGAAAGAAGCTGTGTTACAAAGGCACTACATTCCATCGTGTCGTTAAAAACTTCATGATTCAGGGTGGGGACTTCAGCGAAG GTAACGGAAAAGGAGGTGAATCTATTTATGGTGGCTATTTTAAAG atGAAAACTTTATTCTCAAACATGACAGAGCGTTCCTTTTGTCAATGGCAAACCGAGGGAAACATACCAATGGTTCCCAATTTTTCAT aacaacaaaacctgCTCCTCATCTCGATGG tgtaCATGTTGTCTTTGGACTggttatttctggttttgaagtaATAGAGCAAAtagaaaatctgaaaactgaTACTGCAAGTAGGCCCTATGCAGATGTGCGAGTTATTGACTGTGGAGTGCTTGTTACAAAATCGGCAAAAGATG CTttggagaagaagaagaaagtatgTTCTGACTCAGAAGCTTCAGACTCCTCCTCCAGTGCATCAAGCTCTTCAGAAACTTCATCTGGAAgtgaagctgaaaatgaaagaagcagaaggagaaagCGTAAAAGAAGAGCTAAAACCAAACaatcaagaaaaagaagaaaagaagagaggaggaaagaggatCCAAGGTGCAAGCGAACCTCAAACCAAAGATG ccttTCTGACAAGAGTGAtataacagaaaaagcagtcGATGTTAGCACAAAGAGGGACAAACCTGTGGTACGTCCTGAAGAAATTCCCCCAGTGcctgaaaatagatttttgctAAGAAGAGATGTGCCTGTTGTCAATGTAGAACCCGAACC GAAAGTTCTTGATACTACGCCAGTTCTGACTGACCAGAAACCATCAGTCTCTAAATCTGGAcgaaaaataaaaggaagaggCACAATA CGATATCACACACCCCCTCGATCACGATCGTGTTCCGAATCAGATGATGACGAGAGCAGTGAGACCCCTCCTcactggaaagaggaaatgcagAGATTACGAACGTACAGACCACCTAGTGGAGAAAAATGGAGCAAAGGCGATAA GTTGAGTGACCCATGTACAAGCAGATGGGATGAAAGAAGTGCATCCCGGAGATCAAGATCCTGGTCACATAACGGTTATTCTGATCTAAGTACTGTGAGATATTCTAGCCATcacaaaaagcacaggaaagagaaaaagaaggtgaaacataaaaagaaatctaaaaagcaaaagcatttcaagaagcacaagcaaatgaaaaaaaagaaaacatcagccTCATCAGATGTAGAATCTTCTCATTCCTTCCTCAGGAGGACAAAATCATCTTGTGATCATGAGAGGAAATCTCGTTCTTCTTCATTGTCTTCTAGACGTTCATCCAGAAGAGACTGGTCTAAATCTGATAAGGAAGATCAGAGCTCATCAACTTTATCAAGCAGAGGGACTCGGTCATACTACAGGTCCAGATCTAGGTCTAAATCAAGATCTTATTCCCGAAGAAGTTCTAGATCAAGATCAGCCTCTAAATCGTCACGTTCTCGAAGTAGGTCAAGGTCAAGTTCTAACCCTAGGCATCAAAAGACAGTTTCCAATTCTCCACGAAACATTTCAGTAcgattaaatgaaaataagttgAGCAAGACTGCTGAGCCTGTAAGAGCAGTTATACTCCCAAGTGATAAAGTTGTCGTACCACCAGTTGTCCCAGAAAACCTCCCTGTTATACCCTTAAGTGATAGTCCACCGCCTTCAAGGTGGAAACCTGGGCAGAAACCATGGAAGCCATCTTATGAGAGAATTCAGGAGATGAAAGCTAAAACAACCCATTTAATACCCACACAAACTAATTACAATTTAGTAGTTGTTAAAGAGGCTAACACTTCTTCCTCATATCGTAAGCAACAAAGGAGTTCTGATAGCGATCGAAGCGGTTATTCCAAATATCGTAGTGACAGAAGCTCAGATAGTTGGCAGAGATCAAGAAGCAGGTCCTCTCGAAGCAGGTCATACTCAAGATCTTACACGAGATCCAGAAGTCCATCTAGCTCTAGGACAAAATCTCATTCTTCTGGCAGATCACCGTCACTGAGTAAATACCACAGTGATAGGTCAGGTTGTAGTGAATCAACATCTTACTATTCCCTTAGTGATGATGAtagacacagaaacaaaagaaaatccatatCAAGTGATCAAAAAGCTCGGTCTCTTAAACTGAGGCAAGAAACGAGCTCTGAAAGTACTCTCCCTTATAAGTGTACAAAAGACTACGATGAATCTTCTCAAGGACTGAAAGAGAGTGACAGTTTATCATCTTCAGACTTCTCTACTGACAGTGAGCGTTCTGCCAAAATGAAAGTAGTCCAAGAAAAAGAAGGCCGTTTTCGATTAGAAGGAGATACTCAGAAGCAGGATAAAAATAGCTTAAGTTctgagagaggggaggagaaatTTAAGTGTGAGCAGGATTCTGATCATgctaaaaagaaagcagctaagGAGAAATCTTCTGAGCAGCCTAGAGGCGGTGCAAAAACTAAACGAAAATCCTATTCGGGTAGTAAATGGGACTCTGAATCAAATTCTGAAAGAGGAGAGGCAAGACATAATAGGGGAGATTCCAGACCCTCCTCTAGtaaagaggaaggagaggccACATCAGGATCTGATACAGAGCTTAGCGTCACCAAAAGGATAAAAAAGCAATCAAATTCTTCAGAAGGCTTTCTGGATTCTGATTGTACATGGAAGACAAGCAAACAGTTGTCATCTTCTGAATCTGAGAGTTCTCGTTCTAGCTCAACAAACATTAGAGGAAAgtcaaaaaaacacaaacagggcttgaaaaaatctcttaaaaaatCACActccaaaaaagcaaaagaaaaatcaaaagggaaaaaggagaagaaacacaaagttcagaaaagaaaagaaatgtttcattgGCAACCCCCTCTGGAGTTTGGTGAAGAAGATGATGATGAGATAAATGAAAAGCCACTTACCAGTGATGATAAAAAAGAGAGGCAGCCTACCAGGGACATAAAGGATAAAAAGCAAGTTTATGAAAAGGATGAAATAGTCAAAGATAAAATGGGGAATGGTGAAAAGGCTTGTGCGGATGAAAACCTTTTAGGTAAAAACACTACATGTGGTGCCTCACCAGATCGCAGTAACCTCAATAAGGATAGCATTGAAATAAATGCTTCAACCAGTATTTTAAACTCAGGAATAAATGTGATCACTTGCAAGAATGAGATTAAACAGGCTGAGGAAAGTAACCAGAACGGATTGGAAGATGTTATTCAGACAGATGACAACATGGAGATTTGTACTCCTGATCGTAATTCACCAGGGAAGGTTGATGTGGACGTTTTGTCTCCTGTCATTCTCTCTGCTAAACCTCAGGCTTTAAGTGCTAGTAGAAACAAAGATTTACAGGTTGAGACCCCTGAACAAGATACTGTCAAGCTAGGAAACAATATTATAGactttattaatattaaagaagaaaaagaagcaggaagGCAAGAAAATAACTCTGCTCCTGTGTCTAGTGCTAAGGACTGTAGTATAAAAAGTGAAGTTACTGAAAATACGCAAAGCAATATGACAGATAATAAATGGAAGCCGTTGCAAGGTGTTGGTAATTTACAGCCAGCAACAATTAGTCCTGctgcagaagttaaaaatgTAGCTTCAGCATCAGAGCCTAAACCAGCAGGTTTAAGAattgaaataaaagctaaaaataaagtaagaCCTGGATCTCTGTTTGATGAAGTTAGAAAAACAGCACGGCTAAATCGAAGGCCAAGGAACCAAGAAAGTTCCAGTGAGGAAGAATCTCCCAGTAGAGATGACAATAGCCCCTCCAGGAGTCTCAGTAGGTCACGAAGTAAATCAGAGTCTAAATCCAGACACAGAACAAGGTCCGTATCTTACAGTCACTCAAGGAGTCGATCCCGAAGTTCTACATATTCATATAG GTCAAGGAGCTATACAAGAAGCCGAAGCAGAGGATGGTATAGTAGAGATCGGTCAAGAAGTCGAAGCAGTTCTTACCACAGTTACAAGAGTCGTAG TCGAACCTATAGTAGAAGTAGATCCAGAAGTAGTTCTTATGGTCATCACAGTCGATCCAG GTCATACACGTATGATAGTTACTATAGCAGAAGTAGAAGTAGAAGTAAAAGGAGTGACAGCTATCGAAGATCTAGAAGTTATGATAGAAGGTCCAG ATCTTATGGCTCTGACAGTGAAAGCGATCGCAGTTACTCCAACAATCGAAGTCCTAGTGAAAGCAGCAGATATAGCTGA
- the NKTR gene encoding NK-tumor recognition protein isoform X3, protein MGVQDRPQCFFEIEINREPVGRIMFQLFSDICPKTCKNFLCLCSGEKGIGKTTGKKLCYKGTTFHRVVKNFMIQGGDFSEGNGKGGESIYGGYFKDENFILKHDRAFLLSMANRGKHTNGSQFFITTKPAPHLDGVHVVFGLVISGFEVIEQIENLKTDTASRPYADVRVIDCGVLVTKSAKDALEKKKKVCSDSEASDSSSSASSSSETSSGSEAENERSRRRKRKRRAKTKQSRKRRKEERRKEDPRCKRTSNQRCSLSDKSDITEKAVDVSTKRDKPVVRPEEIPPVPENRFLLRRDVPVVNVEPEPKVLDTTPVLTDQKPSVSKSGRKIKGRGTIRYHTPPRSRSCSESDDDESSETPPHWKEEMQRLRTYRPPSGEKWSKGDKLSDPCTSRWDERSASRRSRSWSHNGYSDLSTVRYSSHHKKHRKEKKKVKHKKKSKKQKHFKKHKQMKKKKTSASSDVESSHSFLRRTKSSCDHERKSRSSSLSSRRSSRRDWSKSDKEDQSSSTLSSRGTRSYYRSRSRSKSRSYSRRSSRSRSASKSSRSRSRSRSSSNPRHQKTVSNSPRNISVRLNENKLSKTAEPVRAVILPSDKVVVPPVVPENLPVIPLSDSPPPSRWKPGQKPWKPSYERIQEMKAKTTHLIPTQTNYNLVVVKEANTSSSYRKQQRSSDSDRSGYSKYRSDRSSDSWQRSRSRSSRSRSYSRSYTRSRSPSSSRTKSHSSGRSPSLSKYHSDRSGCSESTSYYSLSDDDRHRNKRKSISSDQKARSLKLRQETSSESTLPYKCTKDYDESSQGLKESDSLSSSDFSTDSERSAKMKVVQEKEGRFRLEGDTQKQDKNSLSSERGEEKFKCEQDSDHAKKKAAKEKSSEQPRGGAKTKRKSYSGSKWDSESNSERGEARHNRGDSRPSSSKEEGEATSGSDTELSVTKRIKKQSNSSEGFLDSDCTWKTSKQLSSSESESSRSSSTNIRGKSKKHKQGLKKSLKKSHSKKAKEKSKGKKEKKHKVQKRKEMFHWQPPLEFGEEDDDEINEKPLTSDDKKERQPTRDIKDKKQVYEKDEIVKDKMGNGEKACADENLLGKNTTCGASPDRSNLNKDSIEINASTSILNSGINVITCKNEIKQAEESNQNGLEDVIQTDDNMEICTPDRNSPGKVDVDVLSPVILSAKPQALSASRNKDLQVETPEQDTVKLGNNIIDFINIKEEKEAGRQENNSAPVSSAKDCSIKSEVTENTQSNMTDNKWKPLQGVGNLQPATISPAAEVKNVASASEPKPAGLRIEIKAKNKVRPGSLFDEVRKTARLNRRPRNQESSSEEESPSRDDNSPSRSLSRSRSKSESKSRHRTRSVSYSHSRSRSRSSTYSYRSRSYTRSRSRGWYSRDRSRSRSSSYHSYKSRSRTYSRSRSRSSSYGHHSRSRSYTYDSYYSRSRSRSKRSDSYRRSRSYDRRSRSYGSDSESDRSYSNNRSPSESSRYS, encoded by the exons TTGGCCGAATTATGTTTCAGCTCTTCTCAGACATATGTCCGAAGACTTGCAAAAACTTCCTTTGCTTGTGCTCAG GTGAAAAAGGAATTGGCAAAACTACTGGAAAGAAGCTGTGTTACAAAGGCACTACATTCCATCGTGTCGTTAAAAACTTCATGATTCAGGGTGGGGACTTCAGCGAAG GTAACGGAAAAGGAGGTGAATCTATTTATGGTGGCTATTTTAAAG atGAAAACTTTATTCTCAAACATGACAGAGCGTTCCTTTTGTCAATGGCAAACCGAGGGAAACATACCAATGGTTCCCAATTTTTCAT aacaacaaaacctgCTCCTCATCTCGATGG tgtaCATGTTGTCTTTGGACTggttatttctggttttgaagtaATAGAGCAAAtagaaaatctgaaaactgaTACTGCAAGTAGGCCCTATGCAGATGTGCGAGTTATTGACTGTGGAGTGCTTGTTACAAAATCGGCAAAAGATG CTttggagaagaagaagaaagtatgTTCTGACTCAGAAGCTTCAGACTCCTCCTCCAGTGCATCAAGCTCTTCAGAAACTTCATCTGGAAgtgaagctgaaaatgaaagaagcagaaggagaaagCGTAAAAGAAGAGCTAAAACCAAACaatcaagaaaaagaagaaaagaagagaggaggaaagaggatCCAAGGTGCAAGCGAACCTCAAACCAAAGATG cagccttTCTGACAAGAGTGAtataacagaaaaagcagtcGATGTTAGCACAAAGAGGGACAAACCTGTGGTACGTCCTGAAGAAATTCCCCCAGTGcctgaaaatagatttttgctAAGAAGAGATGTGCCTGTTGTCAATGTAGAACCCGAACC GAAAGTTCTTGATACTACGCCAGTTCTGACTGACCAGAAACCATCAGTCTCTAAATCTGGAcgaaaaataaaaggaagaggCACAATA CGATATCACACACCCCCTCGATCACGATCGTGTTCCGAATCAGATGATGACGAGAGCAGTGAGACCCCTCCTcactggaaagaggaaatgcagAGATTACGAACGTACAGACCACCTAGTGGAGAAAAATGGAGCAAAGGCGATAA GTTGAGTGACCCATGTACAAGCAGATGGGATGAAAGAAGTGCATCCCGGAGATCAAGATCCTGGTCACATAACGGTTATTCTGATCTAAGTACTGTGAGATATTCTAGCCATcacaaaaagcacaggaaagagaaaaagaaggtgaaacataaaaagaaatctaaaaagcaaaagcatttcaagaagcacaagcaaatgaaaaaaaagaaaacatcagccTCATCAGATGTAGAATCTTCTCATTCCTTCCTCAGGAGGACAAAATCATCTTGTGATCATGAGAGGAAATCTCGTTCTTCTTCATTGTCTTCTAGACGTTCATCCAGAAGAGACTGGTCTAAATCTGATAAGGAAGATCAGAGCTCATCAACTTTATCAAGCAGAGGGACTCGGTCATACTACAGGTCCAGATCTAGGTCTAAATCAAGATCTTATTCCCGAAGAAGTTCTAGATCAAGATCAGCCTCTAAATCGTCACGTTCTCGAAGTAGGTCAAGGTCAAGTTCTAACCCTAGGCATCAAAAGACAGTTTCCAATTCTCCACGAAACATTTCAGTAcgattaaatgaaaataagttgAGCAAGACTGCTGAGCCTGTAAGAGCAGTTATACTCCCAAGTGATAAAGTTGTCGTACCACCAGTTGTCCCAGAAAACCTCCCTGTTATACCCTTAAGTGATAGTCCACCGCCTTCAAGGTGGAAACCTGGGCAGAAACCATGGAAGCCATCTTATGAGAGAATTCAGGAGATGAAAGCTAAAACAACCCATTTAATACCCACACAAACTAATTACAATTTAGTAGTTGTTAAAGAGGCTAACACTTCTTCCTCATATCGTAAGCAACAAAGGAGTTCTGATAGCGATCGAAGCGGTTATTCCAAATATCGTAGTGACAGAAGCTCAGATAGTTGGCAGAGATCAAGAAGCAGGTCCTCTCGAAGCAGGTCATACTCAAGATCTTACACGAGATCCAGAAGTCCATCTAGCTCTAGGACAAAATCTCATTCTTCTGGCAGATCACCGTCACTGAGTAAATACCACAGTGATAGGTCAGGTTGTAGTGAATCAACATCTTACTATTCCCTTAGTGATGATGAtagacacagaaacaaaagaaaatccatatCAAGTGATCAAAAAGCTCGGTCTCTTAAACTGAGGCAAGAAACGAGCTCTGAAAGTACTCTCCCTTATAAGTGTACAAAAGACTACGATGAATCTTCTCAAGGACTGAAAGAGAGTGACAGTTTATCATCTTCAGACTTCTCTACTGACAGTGAGCGTTCTGCCAAAATGAAAGTAGTCCAAGAAAAAGAAGGCCGTTTTCGATTAGAAGGAGATACTCAGAAGCAGGATAAAAATAGCTTAAGTTctgagagaggggaggagaaatTTAAGTGTGAGCAGGATTCTGATCATgctaaaaagaaagcagctaagGAGAAATCTTCTGAGCAGCCTAGAGGCGGTGCAAAAACTAAACGAAAATCCTATTCGGGTAGTAAATGGGACTCTGAATCAAATTCTGAAAGAGGAGAGGCAAGACATAATAGGGGAGATTCCAGACCCTCCTCTAGtaaagaggaaggagaggccACATCAGGATCTGATACAGAGCTTAGCGTCACCAAAAGGATAAAAAAGCAATCAAATTCTTCAGAAGGCTTTCTGGATTCTGATTGTACATGGAAGACAAGCAAACAGTTGTCATCTTCTGAATCTGAGAGTTCTCGTTCTAGCTCAACAAACATTAGAGGAAAgtcaaaaaaacacaaacagggcttgaaaaaatctcttaaaaaatCACActccaaaaaagcaaaagaaaaatcaaaagggaaaaaggagaagaaacacaaagttcagaaaagaaaagaaatgtttcattgGCAACCCCCTCTGGAGTTTGGTGAAGAAGATGATGATGAGATAAATGAAAAGCCACTTACCAGTGATGATAAAAAAGAGAGGCAGCCTACCAGGGACATAAAGGATAAAAAGCAAGTTTATGAAAAGGATGAAATAGTCAAAGATAAAATGGGGAATGGTGAAAAGGCTTGTGCGGATGAAAACCTTTTAGGTAAAAACACTACATGTGGTGCCTCACCAGATCGCAGTAACCTCAATAAGGATAGCATTGAAATAAATGCTTCAACCAGTATTTTAAACTCAGGAATAAATGTGATCACTTGCAAGAATGAGATTAAACAGGCTGAGGAAAGTAACCAGAACGGATTGGAAGATGTTATTCAGACAGATGACAACATGGAGATTTGTACTCCTGATCGTAATTCACCAGGGAAGGTTGATGTGGACGTTTTGTCTCCTGTCATTCTCTCTGCTAAACCTCAGGCTTTAAGTGCTAGTAGAAACAAAGATTTACAGGTTGAGACCCCTGAACAAGATACTGTCAAGCTAGGAAACAATATTATAGactttattaatattaaagaagaaaaagaagcaggaagGCAAGAAAATAACTCTGCTCCTGTGTCTAGTGCTAAGGACTGTAGTATAAAAAGTGAAGTTACTGAAAATACGCAAAGCAATATGACAGATAATAAATGGAAGCCGTTGCAAGGTGTTGGTAATTTACAGCCAGCAACAATTAGTCCTGctgcagaagttaaaaatgTAGCTTCAGCATCAGAGCCTAAACCAGCAGGTTTAAGAattgaaataaaagctaaaaataaagtaagaCCTGGATCTCTGTTTGATGAAGTTAGAAAAACAGCACGGCTAAATCGAAGGCCAAGGAACCAAGAAAGTTCCAGTGAGGAAGAATCTCCCAGTAGAGATGACAATAGCCCCTCCAGGAGTCTCAGTAGGTCACGAAGTAAATCAGAGTCTAAATCCAGACACAGAACAAGGTCCGTATCTTACAGTCACTCAAGGAGTCGATCCCGAAGTTCTACATATTCATATAG GTCAAGGAGCTATACAAGAAGCCGAAGCAGAGGATGGTATAGTAGAGATCGGTCAAGAAGTCGAAGCAGTTCTTACCACAGTTACAAGAGTCGTAG TCGAACCTATAGTAGAAGTAGATCCAGAAGTAGTTCTTATGGTCATCACAGTCGATCCAG GTCATACACGTATGATAGTTACTATAGCAGAAGTAGAAGTAGAAGTAAAAGGAGTGACAGCTATCGAAGATCTAGAAGTTATGATAGAAGGTCCAG ATCTTATGGCTCTGACAGTGAAAGCGATCGCAGTTACTCCAACAATCGAAGTCCTAGTGAAAGCAGCAGATATAGCTGA